A stretch of Lysobacter sp. K5869 DNA encodes these proteins:
- a CDS encoding restriction endonuclease, with protein sequence MSSFSLWSAAAVALAIGLGSTAYLWSYRRHRTEVATGIAGLAKMRWREFARLIVEALRERGFEAESVEESLARGTQAELRLVRAGKPWLLSCKLGDGDYKVPAATVAELADAVRFHGAAGGLLVTTGRFDTHSERVADGLDLYSGEALWELVEPQLPASTRHEVIAAAQKRSIQTIVGAWGAAIALGLIVGFVVPQILPDDETPTPATAQAPADNDSGDAAEPAQPAAPTPAPEPSHAPPPETHTPPAVAATPAPAAPAAPHPAAPVPSASSGDASADRAEVIRTVARLPGTERALWSTPSNLLIYRLTDAEKQDVDAICQVLERYPELRSSRVQLQPPPGSSSRVRFFQCKAY encoded by the coding sequence ATGTCGAGTTTCTCCCTGTGGTCCGCTGCCGCCGTCGCGCTCGCGATCGGGCTGGGGTCCACCGCCTACCTGTGGTCGTACCGCCGCCATCGCACTGAAGTCGCCACCGGCATCGCCGGGTTGGCCAAGATGCGCTGGCGCGAATTCGCGCGCCTGATCGTCGAGGCCCTGCGCGAACGCGGCTTCGAGGCCGAATCGGTGGAGGAATCGCTGGCCCGCGGCACCCAGGCCGAACTGCGCCTGGTGCGCGCCGGCAAGCCCTGGCTGCTGTCGTGCAAGCTCGGCGACGGCGATTACAAGGTGCCCGCCGCGACCGTGGCCGAACTGGCCGACGCGGTGCGCTTCCACGGCGCCGCCGGCGGCCTGCTGGTCACCACCGGCCGCTTCGACACCCACTCCGAACGCGTCGCCGACGGGCTCGATCTCTACAGCGGCGAGGCCTTGTGGGAACTGGTCGAACCGCAGCTGCCCGCCTCGACCCGGCACGAAGTCATCGCCGCGGCGCAGAAGCGCAGCATCCAGACCATCGTCGGCGCCTGGGGCGCGGCGATCGCGCTGGGCCTGATCGTCGGCTTCGTGGTGCCGCAGATCCTGCCGGACGACGAAACGCCCACGCCGGCCACGGCGCAAGCCCCGGCCGACAACGACAGTGGCGACGCCGCCGAACCGGCCCAGCCCGCCGCCCCGACGCCGGCGCCCGAACCGTCCCACGCGCCGCCGCCGGAAACCCATACGCCGCCGGCCGTCGCCGCGACGCCGGCGCCCGCCGCGCCCGCCGCGCCGCATCCGGCCGCACCCGTGCCGTCGGCTTCCAGCGGCGACGCATCGGCCGACCGCGCCGAAGTGATCCGCACCGTCGCCCGCCTGCCCGGCACCGAACGCGCGCTGTGGTCGACGCCGTCGAACCTGCTGATCTACCGCCTCACCGACGCGGAGAAACAGGACGTGGACGCGATCTGCCAAGTGCTGGAGCGCTATCCGGAACTGCGTTCCTCGCGCGTACAGTTGCAGCCGCCGCCGGGCAGCAGCAGCCGGGTGCGGTTCTTCCAGTGCAAGGCGTATTGA
- a CDS encoding phasin family protein, giving the protein MAAKFKKTAKKTSGKTRSAGAAGKGAGAQEQAERLSKTLSESAQQIWLAGVGAFGRAQAEGTKLFEGLVKEGLSLEQTARKFTGGQAGALRDAVESKVGQARERATDTWDRLEKVFEERVQRALVKLGVPGRDDLAELSERVDALTAELRRQGGAVPARKAAKKTAAAPKKAAADKPAKAKAPRKAVAKPKPPVAP; this is encoded by the coding sequence ATGGCCGCCAAGTTCAAGAAGACCGCGAAGAAGACCTCGGGCAAGACCCGCTCCGCCGGCGCCGCCGGCAAGGGCGCGGGCGCGCAGGAACAGGCCGAGCGCCTGTCCAAGACCCTGAGCGAATCGGCGCAGCAGATCTGGTTGGCCGGCGTCGGCGCGTTCGGCCGCGCTCAGGCCGAGGGCACCAAGCTGTTCGAAGGCCTCGTCAAGGAAGGCCTGAGCCTGGAGCAGACCGCGCGCAAGTTCACCGGCGGCCAAGCCGGCGCGCTGCGCGATGCGGTCGAGTCCAAGGTCGGTCAGGCGCGCGAGCGCGCGACCGACACCTGGGACCGCCTGGAGAAGGTGTTCGAGGAACGCGTGCAGCGCGCCCTGGTCAAGCTCGGCGTGCCGGGCCGCGACGATCTGGCCGAACTCAGCGAGCGCGTCGACGCGCTGACCGCCGAGCTGCGCCGCCAGGGCGGCGCCGTCCCGGCCCGCAAGGCCGCCAAGAAGACCGCCGCTGCGCCCAAGAAGGCCGCCGCCGACAAGCCGGCCAAGGCCAAAGCGCCGCGCAAGGCCGTGGCCAAGCCCAAGCCGCCGGTCGCCCCCTGA
- a CDS encoding patatin-like phospholipase family protein, with amino-acid sequence MLSLHSARHRASRKPAAKGSKTRGAAKTTAKPETAKNGTARGDGPRIGLAIAGGGPIGGMYELGALRALDEAIEGLDLTRLDCYVGVSSGAFLAAGLANRMDTAEMCRIFVTGDSADVEFRPETFMRPAFVEYLKRAASFPRLATEWWRELLFSPLEARWSDLITRFGGLIPNGLFDNSEVERFLREVFTRRGRSNDFRELDAELYVVAVDIDSGEAVRFGDEGWDDVPISKAVQASAALPGLYPPVDIEGRHFVDGALRRTMHASVVLDRGIDLLIGLNPLVPFNHNHGAAVSEDNSLAAGGLPAVLSQTFRTLLQSRMQVGLARYAQQYPDIDQLVFEPNAEDRELFFTNAFSFSARRRICEIAYRNTLADLRARAEQLAPILAAHGLRLREEVLADPERSILDGIAPPARDSETTARLRRALDDVDRLVARKRPRKHA; translated from the coding sequence ATGCTGTCACTTCATTCCGCCCGCCACCGGGCGAGCCGCAAGCCGGCGGCGAAAGGAAGCAAGACCCGCGGCGCCGCCAAAACCACCGCGAAACCCGAGACCGCCAAGAACGGCACCGCCCGCGGCGACGGCCCGCGCATCGGCCTGGCCATCGCCGGCGGCGGCCCCATCGGCGGCATGTACGAACTCGGCGCCCTGCGCGCCCTCGACGAAGCCATCGAAGGCCTCGACCTGACCCGCCTGGACTGCTACGTCGGCGTCAGCAGCGGCGCCTTCCTCGCCGCTGGCCTCGCCAACCGCATGGACACGGCCGAGATGTGCCGGATCTTCGTCACCGGCGACAGCGCCGACGTCGAATTCCGCCCCGAAACCTTCATGCGCCCGGCCTTCGTCGAATACCTCAAGCGCGCCGCCAGCTTTCCGCGACTGGCCACCGAATGGTGGCGCGAACTGCTGTTCTCGCCGCTGGAAGCGCGCTGGTCGGACCTGATCACCCGCTTCGGCGGCCTGATCCCCAACGGCCTGTTCGACAACAGCGAAGTCGAACGCTTCCTGCGCGAAGTGTTCACCCGCCGCGGCCGCAGCAACGACTTTCGCGAACTCGACGCCGAGCTCTACGTCGTCGCCGTCGACATCGACAGCGGCGAAGCCGTGCGCTTCGGCGACGAAGGCTGGGACGACGTGCCGATCTCCAAGGCCGTGCAAGCCAGCGCCGCCCTGCCCGGCCTGTACCCGCCGGTCGACATCGAAGGCCGCCACTTCGTCGACGGCGCGCTGCGCCGGACCATGCACGCCTCGGTCGTGCTCGACCGCGGCATCGACCTGCTGATCGGCCTCAACCCGCTGGTGCCGTTCAACCACAACCACGGCGCGGCGGTCAGCGAAGACAACAGCCTCGCCGCCGGCGGCCTGCCCGCGGTGCTGTCGCAGACCTTCCGCACCCTGCTGCAATCGCGCATGCAGGTCGGACTGGCGCGCTACGCCCAGCAGTACCCCGACATCGACCAACTGGTGTTCGAACCCAACGCCGAAGACCGCGAACTGTTCTTCACCAACGCCTTCAGCTTCTCCGCGCGCCGGCGCATCTGCGAGATCGCCTACCGCAACACCCTGGCCGACCTGCGCGCGCGCGCCGAACAACTGGCGCCGATCCTGGCCGCGCACGGCCTGCGCCTGCGCGAAGAGGTCCTGGCCGACCCCGAGCGCTCGATCCTCGACGGCATCGCCCCGCCCGCGCGCGACAGCGAAACCACGGCGCGGCTGCGGCGCGCGCTGGACGATGTGGATCGCCTGGTCGCGCGCAAGCGGCCGCGCAAGCACGCCTGA